A section of the Streptomyces sp. SLBN-118 genome encodes:
- a CDS encoding glycoside hydrolase family 13 protein → MTQYLADAHHTADRTASADWWRSAVIYQVYPRSFADGNGDGMGDLPGIRSRLPYLKDLGVDAVWLSPFYASPQADAGYDVADYRAIDPMFGTLLDADALIRDAHDLGLRIIVDLVPNHSSDAHEWFKRALREGPGSPLRERYHFRPGKGADGELPPNDWESIFGGSAWTRTQNPDGTPGDWYLHLFAPEQPDFNWEHPAVADEFRSILRFWLDMGVDGFRIDVAHGLVKAAGLPDIGSGDQLKLLGNDVMPFFDQDGVHEIYRAWRTILDEYPGDRIAVAEAWTPTVERTANYVRPDELHQAFNFQYLGTHWDAAELRAVIDLSLNAMRPVGAPATWVLSNHDVTRHATRFAGPPGGTQIREAGDRELGLRRARAATLLMLALPGSAYLYQGEELGLPDVTDLPDDVRQDPAFGRTEGQDGFRDGCRVPIPWTADGFSYGFGTGGSWLPQPESWAALSVEAQTGVAGSTLELYRSALATRREHPALGAGDAVEWLEAPEGVLALRRPGGFVCTVNTTGAAVRIPAPGRVLLASTAVEPAGGEAELPADSTVWWTR, encoded by the coding sequence ATGACCCAGTACCTGGCTGACGCCCATCACACCGCCGACCGGACCGCTTCGGCTGACTGGTGGAGAAGCGCCGTCATCTACCAGGTGTACCCCCGCAGCTTCGCCGACGGGAACGGCGACGGCATGGGCGACCTTCCGGGCATCCGCAGCCGGCTGCCGTACCTGAAGGACCTCGGTGTCGACGCCGTCTGGCTCAGCCCCTTCTACGCCTCCCCGCAGGCCGACGCCGGATACGACGTGGCCGACTACCGCGCCATCGACCCGATGTTCGGAACGCTGCTGGACGCCGACGCGCTGATCCGCGACGCCCACGACCTCGGCCTGCGCATCATCGTCGACCTGGTGCCCAACCACTCCTCCGACGCGCACGAATGGTTCAAGCGCGCACTGCGCGAGGGCCCGGGTTCACCGCTGCGCGAGCGCTACCACTTCCGGCCCGGCAAGGGCGCCGACGGTGAACTGCCGCCCAACGACTGGGAGTCCATCTTCGGCGGCTCCGCCTGGACCCGTACACAGAACCCGGACGGCACCCCCGGCGACTGGTACCTGCACCTCTTCGCCCCCGAGCAGCCCGACTTCAACTGGGAACACCCGGCCGTCGCGGACGAGTTCCGCTCCATCCTGCGCTTCTGGCTCGACATGGGCGTCGACGGTTTCCGCATCGACGTCGCCCACGGCCTGGTCAAGGCGGCCGGTCTGCCCGACATAGGCTCCGGCGACCAGCTCAAACTGCTGGGCAACGACGTCATGCCGTTCTTCGACCAGGACGGTGTCCATGAGATCTACCGCGCCTGGCGCACGATCCTCGACGAGTACCCCGGCGACCGTATCGCGGTGGCCGAGGCATGGACCCCGACCGTCGAGCGCACCGCCAACTACGTCCGCCCGGACGAGCTGCACCAGGCTTTCAACTTCCAGTACCTGGGCACCCATTGGGACGCGGCCGAACTGCGCGCGGTCATCGACCTGTCGCTGAACGCCATGCGGCCCGTCGGTGCCCCGGCCACGTGGGTGCTCTCCAACCACGACGTGACCCGGCACGCCACCCGCTTCGCGGGTCCGCCCGGGGGCACTCAGATCCGCGAGGCCGGTGACCGCGAACTCGGCCTGCGCCGGGCCCGCGCCGCCACCCTGCTGATGCTGGCGCTGCCCGGCTCCGCCTACCTCTACCAGGGCGAGGAGCTGGGCCTCCCCGACGTCACCGATCTGCCCGACGACGTACGCCAGGACCCGGCCTTCGGCCGCACCGAGGGCCAGGACGGCTTCCGTGACGGCTGCCGGGTGCCGATCCCCTGGACCGCCGACGGCTTTTCGTACGGCTTCGGCACCGGCGGCAGCTGGCTGCCCCAGCCGGAAAGCTGGGCCGCGCTCAGTGTCGAGGCGCAGACCGGCGTGGCGGGCTCGACCCTGGAGCTGTACCGCAGCGCGCTCGCGACGCGCCGGGAGCATCCCGCGCTCGGCGCGGGCGACGCGGTCGAGTGGCTCGAGGCGCCCGAGGGCGTGCTCGCCCTGCGGCGCCCGGGCGGCTTCGTCTGCACCGTGAACACCACGGGTGCGGCCGTACGGATCCCGGCACCCGGCCGCGTCCTGCTGGCCAGCACCGCCGTGGAGCCGGCGGGCGGCGAGGCCGAACTGCCCGCAGACAGCACTGTGTGGTGGACTCGGTGA
- a CDS encoding extracellular solute-binding protein: protein MRRGIAATALVAALALAATACGGDDSGDKASGPVTLTWWDTSNATNEAPTYKAMIAEFEKANKDIKVNYVNVPFDQAQNKFQTAAGSKGAPDIIRAEVGWTASWAKSQFLAPLDGTDALKQSEDITPSLLKQAQYEGKTYGAPFVTDSLGLMWNKEILKKAGYDKAPTTWEEIKTVSKAVKEKAGVDGFQLRADAYFELPFLFGEGTDMVDAASKKITVNSPEAVKAVDASKALLASPGVAKLDVTADSYAHMMDAFNTGKVAMIVQGPWELTNIYKGAAFKDKANLGISGVPAGATGKAGAPTGGHNLSVYAGSDKAHQAAAQKFVGFMTSGATQAKIALKNGTLPTRTSAYTAEVKATPGIAEFQAILAGSARPRPELPEYSSLFADLGTNLTAILQGKVSTQKGLDTTAESYKKLLKDFS from the coding sequence ATGCGGCGTGGCATAGCGGCCACCGCGCTGGTAGCGGCCCTTGCACTGGCAGCGACGGCGTGCGGCGGAGACGACAGCGGCGACAAGGCCTCCGGCCCGGTCACCCTGACCTGGTGGGACACGTCGAATGCGACGAATGAGGCGCCCACGTACAAGGCGATGATCGCCGAGTTCGAAAAGGCCAACAAGGACATCAAGGTCAACTACGTCAACGTCCCGTTCGACCAGGCGCAGAACAAGTTCCAGACCGCGGCCGGCAGCAAGGGCGCCCCGGACATCATCCGCGCCGAGGTCGGCTGGACCGCCTCCTGGGCCAAGTCGCAGTTCCTGGCCCCGCTCGACGGCACGGACGCGCTGAAGCAGTCCGAGGACATCACCCCCTCGCTCCTCAAGCAGGCCCAGTACGAGGGCAAGACCTACGGTGCCCCCTTCGTCACCGACTCCCTCGGCCTGATGTGGAACAAGGAGATCCTGAAGAAGGCGGGCTACGACAAGGCCCCGACCACCTGGGAAGAGATCAAGACGGTCTCCAAGGCGGTCAAGGAGAAGGCCGGAGTCGACGGCTTCCAGCTCCGCGCCGACGCCTACTTCGAGCTCCCCTTCCTCTTCGGCGAGGGCACCGACATGGTCGACGCCGCCTCGAAGAAGATCACCGTCAACTCGCCCGAGGCCGTCAAGGCCGTCGACGCGAGCAAGGCCCTCCTCGCCTCGCCGGGTGTCGCCAAGCTCGATGTGACCGCCGACTCCTACGCCCACATGATGGACGCCTTCAACACCGGCAAGGTCGCGATGATCGTCCAGGGCCCGTGGGAGCTGACGAACATCTACAAGGGCGCCGCGTTCAAGGACAAGGCCAACCTCGGCATCTCCGGCGTCCCGGCCGGCGCCACCGGCAAGGCCGGCGCCCCGACCGGCGGCCACAACCTCTCGGTCTACGCCGGCTCCGACAAGGCGCACCAGGCCGCGGCCCAGAAGTTCGTCGGCTTCATGACCTCGGGTGCGACCCAGGCCAAGATCGCGCTGAAGAACGGCACCCTGCCGACCCGCACCTCCGCCTACACCGCCGAGGTCAAGGCCACCCCGGGCATCGCCGAGTTCCAGGCGATCCTCGCCGGCTCCGCCCGGCCCCGTCCGGAACTGCCGGAGTACAGCTCGCTCTTCGCCGACCTGGGCACCAACCTCACCGCGATCCTGCAGGGCAAGGTGAGCACCCAGAAGGGCCTGGACACCACCGCCGAGTCCTACAAGAAGCTGCTCAAGGACTTCTCCTAA
- a CDS encoding sugar ABC transporter permease, with the protein MSTTADAPVAAAERAAAVPPRKPAAGKRQLKRGERPRSASVLIHTVLIAAAFIAAFPICWIAWISLGPDKTDYLHPGDIADKISFENYTTVLGDTEFLQWFANSLIVALGTCLLGVFIAASSGYAVSRMRFPGHRQLMWTFLVTQMFPVAILMVPLYNILANMGLLDTYLALILVYCTTAIPYCAWLLKGYFDTIPREIDEAGRVDGLSPFGTFYRLILPLARPGLAVAAFYTFLTAWAEVAYASVFMLSQDKYTLAVGLTSFISEHDTQWDLMAATSVLIAIPASLFFYLVQRHLVTGLTAGAAKS; encoded by the coding sequence ATGAGCACCACCGCAGATGCCCCGGTCGCGGCCGCCGAACGGGCAGCCGCCGTCCCGCCCCGCAAGCCCGCCGCGGGCAAGCGGCAGCTGAAGCGCGGCGAGCGGCCCCGTTCCGCATCCGTGCTCATCCACACCGTGCTGATCGCCGCCGCATTCATAGCGGCCTTCCCGATCTGCTGGATCGCCTGGATCTCGCTCGGCCCGGACAAGACCGACTACCTGCACCCGGGCGACATCGCCGACAAGATCAGCTTCGAGAACTACACGACGGTCCTCGGCGACACCGAGTTCCTCCAGTGGTTCGCCAACTCGCTGATCGTCGCGCTCGGTACGTGCCTGCTCGGCGTCTTCATCGCCGCCAGTTCGGGCTACGCGGTCTCCCGCATGCGCTTTCCCGGACACCGCCAGCTGATGTGGACCTTCCTGGTCACGCAGATGTTCCCGGTCGCCATCCTCATGGTGCCGCTCTACAACATCCTGGCCAACATGGGTCTGCTGGACACCTACCTGGCGCTGATCCTGGTCTACTGCACCACGGCGATCCCGTACTGCGCCTGGCTGCTCAAGGGGTACTTCGACACGATCCCCAGGGAGATCGACGAAGCCGGCCGGGTCGACGGCCTCTCGCCCTTCGGCACCTTCTACCGGCTGATCCTGCCGCTCGCCCGGCCGGGCCTGGCGGTCGCCGCGTTCTACACCTTCCTCACCGCCTGGGCCGAGGTCGCCTACGCCTCGGTCTTCATGCTCAGCCAGGACAAGTACACCCTCGCCGTGGGCCTCACCAGCTTCATCAGCGAGCACGACACCCAGTGGGACCTGATGGCCGCCACCTCCGTGCTCATCGCCATCCCCGCGTCGCTGTTCTTCTATCTGGTCCAGCGCCACCTGGTCACCGGTCTCACCGCCGGCGCCGCCAAATCCTGA
- a CDS encoding carbohydrate ABC transporter permease, producing MTVAVEGGSEKTRRGPAPRRGPISRIRQSYNRNWYAWAMVAPVVAVIGVLVLYPLIRGIYLSLTDANSNNVGKTIGVNKIPDSFSWVGFDNYAEILSGGDHQFWPHFTWTIVWTVVCVALHYSIGMGLALLLNRKLRGRTFYRMVLILPWAVPTFVTVFAWRLILADDGGILNMALESLHLPAQPWLSDPFWQRTAAVMVNTWVGVPFMMVSLLGGLQSIPPELYEAAEVDGATPWQRFRHVTVPGLRSVSSTVVLLGIIWTFNQFVVIFLLFGATGAPEAQILVTWAYRLGFGQDPRDYAGSAAYGVIILSMLIVFASFYRRWLARNEKAA from the coding sequence ATGACCGTCGCCGTCGAGGGCGGAAGCGAGAAGACCCGGCGTGGCCCAGCTCCGCGCCGCGGGCCGATCAGCCGTATCAGGCAGTCGTACAACCGCAATTGGTACGCCTGGGCGATGGTGGCCCCGGTGGTCGCGGTCATCGGCGTGCTCGTGCTCTATCCGCTGATCCGCGGCATCTATCTGTCGCTGACCGACGCCAACAGCAACAACGTCGGCAAGACGATCGGCGTCAACAAGATCCCCGACAGCTTCTCCTGGGTGGGTTTCGACAACTACGCGGAGATCCTCTCCGGGGGCGACCACCAGTTCTGGCCCCACTTCACCTGGACCATCGTCTGGACCGTTGTCTGTGTGGCCCTGCACTACAGCATCGGCATGGGGCTCGCCCTGCTGCTCAACCGCAAGCTCCGCGGCCGCACCTTCTACCGAATGGTCCTGATCCTGCCGTGGGCCGTGCCGACCTTTGTCACCGTCTTCGCCTGGCGGCTGATCCTCGCCGACGACGGTGGCATCCTCAATATGGCGCTGGAGTCGCTGCATCTGCCCGCCCAGCCCTGGCTCAGTGACCCCTTCTGGCAGCGGACCGCCGCCGTCATGGTCAACACCTGGGTCGGCGTCCCCTTCATGATGGTCTCGCTCCTCGGCGGTCTTCAGTCGATCCCGCCGGAGCTCTACGAGGCCGCCGAGGTCGACGGCGCGACGCCCTGGCAGCGCTTCCGTCATGTGACCGTTCCCGGCCTGCGTTCCGTCAGCAGCACGGTCGTGCTGCTCGGGATCATCTGGACCTTCAACCAGTTCGTCGTGATCTTCCTGCTGTTCGGCGCAACCGGAGCGCCCGAGGCACAGATCCTCGTCACCTGGGCCTACCGCCTCGGCTTCGGCCAGGACCCGCGCGACTACGCCGGCTCCGCCGCGTACGGCGTCATCATCCTGTCGATGCTCATCGTCTTTGCCTCCTTCTACCGGCGCTGGCTGGCCCGCAACGAGAAGGCCGCCTGA